The genomic region GCTTTACATATTCAGCTTGAATATTATTTTTTTTCATAATTCGCAATACTTTCTTAGCATTATAAACAATGCCATAATCTTCTTTTAAATATTTGGTAATTCGACGATAACCAAATTTTTTTAAATTTTCTTCATAGACTTTTACAATATTTTTTAATGATTCGCTATCCTTACCATTACTTGAATAATTTTTATATTTATCTCAATAACTACGCTTTAAATCTGTTATATCAAGTAATAAATTTAGTGGATATTTATTAATGTTTTCTTTGATAAAAGATACAATTTTTCTTTTATTTAATTGTAAAAGTCATGAAGCTTTTTTAATAATTCATACCTAACTTTGTAATAGTTTAAATCTCTTTTTTCAAATGATTCTTTTGGACCTTTATTGGTGTTTAAAATTCCTTTCTTAAAATTTTCATACCATGAAGCAACAGTTTTTTTATTAATTTGATATTTTTTTGCAATAAAACTTATACTATTATTTTTAACCTCTTGTACTATCATTTTTCGAAAATATGCTGTATATTTATTAAATTTTTGTCCTTTTCTTGCCATATAAAAATGCACCTCCTCTAAAGTTTAGCAAAGACTTTTTTTCTTTACTTACTTTTTTGGGTGCAGTCTAGAGGTTGCTAAATAATGTAGAAAAATAGTAACCTTTTCTAAAATAATCGTTTTTAAAAAATATTTTAGTGATATAATATTGTTGTTCATATGACAATCTAATAAATCTTCCTTTTTTTTCAGTTAAAATTTAA from Spiroplasma endosymbiont of Polydrusus cervinus harbors:
- a CDS encoding transposase family protein, translating into MARKGQKFNKYTAYFRKMIVQEVKNNSISFIAKKYQINKKTVASWYENFKKGILNTNKGPKESFEKRDLNYYKVRYELLKKLHDFYN